The stretch of DNA tgttatatatttttaatatatgaattttttatgttgtttaaatttcttttaaatcaaTGGTATCTCATTGGTTTTAGATTTTCTTGCCTTTGATATCTTCTATTTAAgtatcatgaattttttttattccataatatttttttgatattgtttttcttgaaatattacctaaataatttaatttgttatatttttgatgGATAATTAGTACATGATTAGattttataattagtttttgctataaaaaaatatgaaaattttaattaatctaattttagGGATTGAGAATACCTTTTAAATTGGCATATGATATTCATGACAACCCttattttgttggaaattaaaaaCTCTTTGGTTTTCTCCTTGCATCGTGAAGATGGGTGATAATTTTAAGAAGAGAGGATGTTGGTGAGGTTCAATttcaatccatagaaaatcgatatatatttttaatatatgtatttttatggtgtttaaatttctttttaatcaatGGTATTTCATaggttttatattttcttgtattttattacttctatTTAAGTATCACGATTAtcatttaattcatattttttagcattgtttttctcaaaatattatctaaataatttaacttgttgtttattttggtgCATAATTGTTATATGATAAatgttttaattagtttttgttataaaaaatttgagaattttaattaatcgGGTTTGGGAATACATTTTAAAGGATACAATCTCCAAAAacaacttttgtttttgttgaaaattaaaaacttttggctttctctcccttctttttttttctcttgcaaAAGGATGATCGGGTGTTGGTGCGAGAGGAAGTGGAGAGAGAGATTTGGGAATATTTTTTAAAGGATAAAATCTCCAAAAacaacttttgtttttgttgaaaattaaaaacttttggCTTTGtctcccttcttttttttctcttgcacAAGGATGATCGGGTGTTGGTGCGAGAGGAAGTGGGAGAGAGAGATTTTGGGAATACTTTTTTAAAGGATAAAAATCTccaaaaaaacaactttttgtttttgttgaaaaattaaaaacttttggctttctctccttctttttctcttgcaAAAAGGATGATCCGGTGTTGGTGCGAGAGGaagtggagagagagagagatttgggAATACTTTTTAAAGGATAAAATCTCCAAAAacaacttttgtttttgttgaaaattaaaaacttttggCTTTGtctcccttcttttttttctcttgcaaAAGGATGATCGGGTGTTGGTGCGAGAGGAAGTGGAGAGAGAGATTTGGGAATACTTTTTAAAGGATAAAATCTccaaaaacaacttttttttgttgaaaattaaagagtaatgctatatagagcgaaccAGTTTCACAAACCAGCCAcatgaatgatgtggctggtgacgtgacTGGTTTTGTCtcagattttttgttttattttatttttttaaaagaaattatatactCTCTCCTATGCCCTAATTATCTTTTCCATCTCCCGCCGCCGCTCCCTCTATAATTGATCCCCCCTTCTccctatctctctctctctctctctctctcggttCCCCGGCAGCCACTCACCCCTCTTCTCTCTACTGCCGCACTGGGCTCCGGCGCTGCTTTTTCTCTGTAGCAGCAGGAGTGATCGGCTCCCACACGACGGAAGTTGTTTCCTCACTCTCGTCTTCTCTCTTCGGTGATCGACAGCCACACCGGTCTCCCCGCTTTCGGTTCCTTCCTTCAGTCTGCCAGTCCCCTTTTCCTCTCTCCTGCACCACACGACGTAGTCGTTTCATCTCTGCTGTGCCCCCGATCCCTGGCTGCCGCTCCCCTCTCGGTTCCCAGCTCTGGTCCGTTGCTCCCCTATCGATGCCCTTGTCCGAGAAGGTCGGCTCGCCTTGAAATCAGGTACAGAGGCAAtgatgatgccctaaaaaaCCTCTCGTGCCCTCATCTCTCTACAACAATGGTGTAGTAGCTTGGATGGCCTATTAGCCAACCACTACTCCTATTGTTGTAGAGGGAGAGGGAAGGGTGggagaaaattttcaatctGAACCTCTTTTTTCATTCGCATGAATCCTTTCGATGTGGCTGGTTTGTGTATTTGGtacgctctatatagcattactcttttagATGTTTTTCTGGCCATGATGATTTGCCCTATAAAAAAGTATGGAGATTGGGTGGCGTGGCAACATCAGTACTACTTAGCATGAGAATGCAACTGACAGCATGATGTGATACTATGATCTCCttaaattactatttgaaaaatATCCTGAATTTAAGTTTTGAGTAAACAAGCTATGTGTTATGACGAATAAATAGACCCCACTGTTTCTAGCAGTTATGAATGctgattattattttcattctgtATTGTTTTTATGAAGTTCATATGAATGCTGATTATCCCTACAACAAATTTTGATATGCTGTCAATTTGTTTATCAGTTTTCCTGTATATGAAGTGGATTGCGAATATGTTTCTTATATTCTTtgtcatattattttatatcatcacCTTTATTGTTCATATTATTTGTGACAATTATGAAGGACCTGATGGTTTAATGGAGAATAATGATTATAAGCTGGAATCACTTTTTTGCTGGAAGTGTGAAATGCACAGACAAAATGTAGTAGCAAAATTTAGAACTGACAGATCTAttatttctttagtttatttaaaatacCATTACCATAATCATTTGTTCAATCATAGTTTATTTCAGATTTCTTTTGTATTATTGTGTGATGTTTTTTGTTCAAAACATCTACTTTCTTTCTAGGGTGTGCTATATAGATTCCTTGAGCAAAATTTAGAACTCTGAGCAATTTTGAACTTTGAGCAAATTTGAAGTAACAAATTCATATCATCAAAATTTGCAGATGATTATGACCGGTCCATTAGTGAGGCGATAAAGATCACaaagtatgtattttatatttctggTACATTTATGCTTCTCTTTGCCTCTTTTggaaataaaattgaatgacTAGTAGTCACTAGATTCTATTTTTAACTTGCTATATGAATTGAATAGACAACCCTCTCCTGAGCAAATCAAAGAAGAGAAGCTGTGGCTAAAACTAATGCATCCACAAATGGGAAGTGGAGTGAATTGGGAAGAGATTGATGCAGGACAACTCAAATTATTGCTGGTTGCTTTAGTATCAGATGGAGGAAGAGACCTCAAATTATCAGTGTATTTATTTGTACCCTTGTCATACATGCAGAAATTATTGTGTTAAACATAGTACAGATTATTGTGTTTCAAGTAGCATTGGTCTTTTAGTTATTATTCACATCAGTAAAAATGTGCTTCATTGTTGCGTTGCAGTTATCAGAATACGGAGATTACAAACCCGAAAATGCTATGGACATGGACTGCAACAGTATTTAATCTAGAGCAGAATACTTCGATGAGGTTGTTTATATGATTCATGAATGTAATATATGATTCATGAATGTAATAGGTTGTTTATAAACATTGAAATCTAGTCTTTGAGCAAcgtatttatttacattaagcCAATAAGTGTTATCAAACTTATTGGCATTAGATTGAGCAGAATGTGTAAATTGTTTTCATCCTTCAAACATATACAGAACATGAAATCCAACTAAAAGACCTACAAACATGAAATTTCCTGCTTCCAAATCATAGTATAACATCATAAAATGAccttcaaacataaaattgttTTCATCCTTCAAACATATACAGAACATGAAATCCAAATAAATAACCTGCAAACATGAAATTTCCTGCTACCAAATAATAGTACAACATCATAAAATGGCCTTCCAACATAAAATTGTTTTCATCCTTCAAACATATATAGAACATGAAATCCAAATAAATAATCTGCAAACATGAAATTTCCTGCTTCCAAATCATAGTAcaacatcataaaaaataactttcaaacataaaattgttTTCATCCTTCAAACATATACAGAACATGAAATCCAAATAAATAACctttaaaatgaaatttcctGCTTGCACTCATCatccttcaaacataaaattgcTCAGAATACAAGTTACATTATCTTGGTTGTATTATATTAGTTAGGGGTATGCCACaagttacaaaattaaataacaactaTCATAGAAACAAAGAGATTAAAAATGCATGAGTAAGATCAGACAacattatacaaaaaaaaaaatcataaaattataaacctTAAAAtggaatttataaaaattataacccCTTAAAATAGGAGATCCTAAATATTATGTACCTTGATAACAGAGATTTAAAAAGTGAGTTTTAATgtcaatttatttgaataaagagAGTGGCGAGTGAAAATTAAGTATCATCCACTTCTAATACTagtaaatgaataaattataacaaGTGACTGCACGGTTATTAGTACGCAAATATCTAACATCCATTCTATTAGCATGCATTTTCATAACTTCATCATACGTTTGCTTTTAATCTGTTTCAGGTTCTCAATTTACGAATTGGGGCGATGACGAAGATGATGAAAACAATTTTGCCAACATTGGCTCATGCGGTGGTTTTGATTAGTTAGTACCTTAATAGCACTAGATCGAGAAGGGAGTGGACGGGCGCTGGGAACCGAGAGGGAGGCATTTGCCGGGATCGAGGGAACAGCAAAGCGGGAACCGGTGGCCCGGATCGGGACAGAGCTGAGAGAGGGGAGCTGAAGCCAGGGATCGGGGGCACAGCAGAGATGAAACGGCTGTCGTCGTGTGGTGCAGGAGAGAGGAAAGGGGGACTGGCAGACTGGAGGAAGGAACCGAGAGCGGGAAGACCGGTGTGGCTTCCGATCACCGAAGAGAGAAGATGAGAGTGAGGAAACAACTTCCGTCGTGTCACAGCCGATCACTCTTGCTGCTACAGAGAAAAAGCGGCGTCGGATCCCGGTGAGGCAGTAGAGAGAGGAGGGGTGAGCGACGGGAGAGTGGCTGCCGGGGAACCGAGAGAGAGAAACTGATAGGGAGAAGGGGATCAACGTACAAGAGAGGCACGTGATTGGCATAGGAGAAagtatataatttcttttaaaaaaaataaataaaacaaaaaatctgaGACAAACCAGCCACGTCACCAGCTacatcattcgtgtggctggttcgtgaaACTggttcgctctatatagcattactcaaaattaaaaacttttgcCTTTCTCTCCCATTTTCGTacatcttatatttttaaattattaaattgttcaattttattatttatttctcactttttctttattaatttactCATTGAtctgtttatatattttcttttacagaTGAGAGAAcaacataataaatttaaagccAATGTCAAGGATTGaagccttttctttttttttatttttttttattttttacaatgtttgaaagctatatttttttaagatttgtagatcatgttaacattattttaattagtgtttaaatactatgcgccaatttttttaaaattttttataactaatttttattactattttgttaaatcatgtaaattaattttatagtatttatattttatctcatatttgactattaaattgtatataaataatatttaaataaatattgtgaaaaattatacaatagtTTTCCAACATTTGCAAATGTTACACTTTGTTATCATTCACAAATACTATATAGTTAAAACAACATTTATGAAATGTTGATATAAGACTTTTAAAGGGGAAATTAACAAATGTTACTAAATAATTCTTGTTCCAATAGTTATATATGgcacttaaattaaaaattaaatattattaataacttCTACCaacattttataaatgttgtattAAATTGATATTAACAAGTGATATTTCGTTAAACCAATGTATACCAAATGTCGTTATAAGTAATTTGAGACACATTTAACAATTGTTGCAATTTAATGACTATGGCAACAATTATTAATGTTGCaatatattttagattaatACAAAGTAAAACTTGTAGCGACATTTGCTAATGTTGCAAAAAATGTcgatttatcaaaatttaatatacTAACATTTAAAAATGTCGAATTAAATTCGtattattaattactatttCGTTAAACCAATGTCTACAAAAGgtcaatataaatattttaaaatacttttaacAAATGTTACCAAAAAATCTTTATAACAACAATTGTAAATGCTGCtacatttcaaaattaatgtgataaaaacttGTGGCGACTTTTGCAAATgttgcacaaaataaaaacaatgttgCTCAAACCATATACAAATGTTGGAAAAAAATTCTTACTGAGACTACTTACAAATGTTGGGAAATGTCATAATGAATGTCGAATTAGATAGGTACCGAAGTTTTTTGTAAAtgtcataacaaagcataccgACTGTTGAGAGAAGTTGTAAAtgtcataacaaagcataccgACTGTTACAATTATGACATATAATCGACATTTGCTAAAAATGTCGGTATAGAACTATTCCAACATTTTTCCCTTATTTTGCAATATATGACAAATGTTGTAAAAATGTTTCTTGTAAAAGAAGATCTAAGAGCAAGTGGAGTTTGGGAGATATAAGCAAAGCTAATGCAAAcgggaaggctctcaatgctatttttggaggagtagatgaaaatcaattcaaatatGTCGCAACATGTGAATCGGCAAAGGACGCTTGGGATATCTTCCAAAGAATACATGAAGGTACGAATCTTGTAAGAATCTCAAAGCTTCAAATACTAACAAACAAGTTTGAAAGTCTCAAGATGGAGGAAGATGAAACTATTGTTgtgttcaatgccaaattgatggacatagcTAACCAAGCTTTTCAACTTGTAAAAAGATATTCTGATGAGAAGTTGATTCATAAGACTCTTAGGTCACTACCAAAGAGGTTTGAAGCAAAAGTTACAGTAATAAAAGAAGCTCATGACATCACGACTATGTGCTTAAATGAACTAATGGGTTCACTCCAAGCATATGAAATGaatcaaaagatggaaagaagagagaaagaaatgGTACTAAAAGTAGAAGCTGAGATGCAGATAATGTTACAACATGGGGAGTTGCAACATAAAGATGATTGTGAAGATGAAATTGCGTTGTTATCAAAGAAAGCTCACAAAATGTTCAGACAATACCTGACTAAGAATAGAAGATTTGAGAAGGAGAACtacaatgaagaagagaaaaaaggatgaagaggagaacaataaaagaagcaaaactaTTAAGTGTCGAGAATGTGG from Dioscorea cayenensis subsp. rotundata cultivar TDr96_F1 unplaced genomic scaffold, TDr96_F1_v2_PseudoChromosome.rev07_lg8_w22 25.fasta BLBR01000052.1, whole genome shotgun sequence encodes:
- the LOC120253341 gene encoding uncharacterized protein LOC120253341 codes for the protein MWLVCVFDDYDRSISEAIKITKQPSPEQIKEEKLWLKLMHPQMGSGVNWEEIDAGQLKLLLVALVSDGGRDLKLSVYQNTEITNPKMLWTWTATVFNLEQNTSMRLFI